One genomic window of Aethina tumida isolate Nest 87 chromosome 3, icAetTumi1.1, whole genome shotgun sequence includes the following:
- the LOC109603141 gene encoding bolA-like protein DDB_G0274169 isoform X1, with the protein MDKIFRKAFSNYLIRKEFLGLNMSTVENPVENAIKTKLIKELNTSYVDVINESYMHNVPKGSETHFKVVVVSEKFNNLPLIKRHRLVNDVLKEELQNGVHALSILAKTPDQWNECDKNVEPSPNCRGGFGK; encoded by the exons atggataaaatatttaggaaGGCATTTTCAAATTACCTAATTAGAAAag AATTCTTGGGCTTGAATATGTCAACTGTTGAAAATCCTGTGGAAAACGCAATTAAGACGAAACTTATAAAGGAACTTAACACATCCTATGTAGACGTCATAAATGAATCATACATGCATAATGTGCCTAAAGGATCCGAGACACATTTCAAAGTCGTAGTTGTGtcagaaaaatttaacaacCTTCCCCTGATTAAG AGACACCGTTTAGTGAATGATGTGCTTAAAGAAGAATTGCAGAATGGAGTACATGCCTTGTCTATATTGGCAAAAACTCCTGACCAATGGAATGAATGTGATAAAAATGTGGAACCAAGCCCTAACTGTAGAGGTGgatttggaaaataa
- the LOC109603140 gene encoding set1/Ash2 histone methyltransferase complex subunit ASH2, which translates to MFMAEDTDSSKTGSPPSDKTPPDTLEDKQMTVSNEADKTNEADKNDKKTIEQQSTNCYCGKERNLNIVELLCANCNRWFHESCIGYQLGKLVQFLTNYIFLCKNCSPTGLESFKKSQAQISQMCVTAIANLQQASLKDGTVKTMFNREKEIVPYIDYHWEALTTTSRRVTQSWHVTVTKALIKDIHLLFVFEDHPTEGQLYGLINTDLTQIKPNYEAMIRSGTLKMTDMGIQHVPVAGGVKSRNAKRKFPGDLGGQGKKGRGVDLGVPKLPSHGYPLDHPFNKDGYRYLLAEPDPHAPFRQEFDESSDWAGKPIPGWLYRTSVPGTCLLALHDRAPQLKVSEDRLAVTGEKGYSTVRATHAVAKGCWYWEATIEEMPEGSATRLGWGQDYANLQAPLGYDKFGYSWRSRKGTRFHESAGKHYGSGYGEGDTLGFMIMLPQDTNTRLVPNTYKDRPLVKFKSHLYYEDKDNVQERLKSLKSLPESKILFFKNGECQGVAFEGVYQGVYYPALSIHKSATVSVNFGPNFKFPPSLTEYNYKPMSEKAEEAICEQTMADLIYLTENEGKLRLDSFVS; encoded by the exons aTGTTTATGGCCGAAGACACCGATTCCAG CAAAACTGGAAGTCCGCCTTCTGATAAAACACCACCTGACACATTAGAAGACAAACAAATGACTGTCTCAAATGAGGCGGACAAAACAAATGAAGCGGATAAAAATGACAAGAAAACAATTGAACAACAAAGCACCAACTGCTATTG TGGTAAGGAACGAAACCTCAACATTGTGGAATTGTTGTGTGCTAATTGCAATAGGTGGTTCCATGAATCCTGCATTGGTTACCAACTCGGAAAACTGGTACAATTCTTGACAAATTACATATTCCTTTGCAAAAATTGTTCACCAACTGGTTTGGAGAGCTTCAAAAAAAGTCAAGCAC AGATTTCACAAATGTGTGTAACAGCAATAGCAAACTTACAACAGGCCAGTTTAAAAGATGGCACAGTGAAAACCATGTTCAACAGGGAAAAAGAAATTGTGCCGTACATAGACTATCATTGGGAAGCACTCACAACAACTTCTAGAAGAGTGACGCAATCATGGCATGTGACGGTGACTAAGGCCTTAATAAAGGATATACACTTGTTGTTTGTGTTTGAGGATCATCCTACTGAAGGGCAACTTTATGGATTAATCAACACAGATTTGACTCAGATCAAGCCAAATTATGAGGCTATGATCAGAAGTGGAACATTGAAAATGACTGATATGGGCATTCAACATG TTCCAGTGGCTGGAGGAGTTAAGTCCAGGAATGCGAAAAGGAAATTTCCAGGCGATTTGGGTGGTCAGGGCAAGAAGGGCAGAGGTGTAGACCTTGGCGTTCCTAAACTACCCTCCCACGGCTACCCGCTCGACCATCCGTTTAACAAAGATGGGTACCGATATCTACTGGCGGAACCTGATCCTCATGCACCTTTCCGTCAG GAATTCGATGAAAGTTCCGACTGGGCGGGTAAACCGATACCGGGATGGTTGTATCGCACTTCCGTCCCCGGTACTTGTTTGTTAGCATTGCATGACAGGGCGCCTCAGTTGAAAGTGTCAGAGGATCGGTTAGCGGTGACTGGGGAAAAAGGATACTCGACAGTTAGAGCCACACATG CGGTGGCTAAGGGATGTTGGTATTGGGAGGCCACGATCGAAGAGATGCCTGAAGGCTCCGCCACACGTTTGGGTTGGGGACAGGATTACGCAAATCTGCAGGCGCCACTGGGCTATGACAAGTTTGGATATTCGTGGCGGTCCCGCAAGGGCACCAGGTTCCACGAGTCAGCTGGTAAACATTATGGTTCTGGTTATGGCGAGGGCGACACGCTTGGATTTATGATTATGCTACCGCAAGACACCAACACGCGTCTTGTGCCAAACACTTACAAAGACCGG CCTCTTGTCAAATTTAAGAGTCATTTGTATTATGAAGACAAGGACAATGTTCAAGAACGTCTAAAGTCGTTGAAGTCTTTACCAGAaagtaaaatactatttttcaaaaatggaGAATGTCAGGGTGTTGCTTTTGAGGGCGTGTACCAGGGTGTTTATTATCCGGCCTTATCCATACATAAAAGTGCAACAGTCTCAGTTAATTTTGGacccaatttcaaatttccaccTTCTTTAACTGAATACAATTATAAGCCA ATGTCAGAGAAAGCAGAAGAGGCAATCTGTGAACAAACGATGGcagacttaatttatttgacagAGAATGAAGGGAAACTTCGATTAGATAGTTTTGTATCATGA
- the LOC109603141 gene encoding bolA-like protein DDB_G0274169 isoform X2 — protein sequence MSTVENPVENAIKTKLIKELNTSYVDVINESYMHNVPKGSETHFKVVVVSEKFNNLPLIKRHRLVNDVLKEELQNGVHALSILAKTPDQWNECDKNVEPSPNCRGGFGK from the exons ATGTCAACTGTTGAAAATCCTGTGGAAAACGCAATTAAGACGAAACTTATAAAGGAACTTAACACATCCTATGTAGACGTCATAAATGAATCATACATGCATAATGTGCCTAAAGGATCCGAGACACATTTCAAAGTCGTAGTTGTGtcagaaaaatttaacaacCTTCCCCTGATTAAG AGACACCGTTTAGTGAATGATGTGCTTAAAGAAGAATTGCAGAATGGAGTACATGCCTTGTCTATATTGGCAAAAACTCCTGACCAATGGAATGAATGTGATAAAAATGTGGAACCAAGCCCTAACTGTAGAGGTGgatttggaaaataa
- the LOC109603139 gene encoding uncharacterized protein C6orf136 homolog isoform X2, with product MAHGFRHITNKLANINNILTPRNHVIGTETSSKTFLTIFVQYSTRVNPVWYYSNEKNDIEQQHIQFDNRENINDIVIKENISRVDPIEYRHLNFRTNGIINFKKSDSVCNMPVENQDPYKTKPSPEQLEHVYNTLAETLPKLFIQPMDYSIYHPEVVFEDHIRGISTTGLYNYVKQVALLRTVGHLKFAYVKFEIIKITMHPEDSTVKIRWRIRGISALKVMFQFWRFKLWKYREMFEQCDSWYDGFSTFYVNADGQVVKHVADKMMPDSDTTPAQNNVAIEGSKLALIVGVIPKFSL from the exons atggcCCACGGTTTTCGGCACATTACAAACAAATTagccaatataaataatatacttacaCCTCGAAACCATGTCATCGGGACTGAGACAAGTTCCAAGACGTTTCTAACCATATTTGTCCag tattcCACTCGTGTTAATCCAGTATGGTATTATAGTAACGAAAAGAACGACATAGAGCAACAACACATACAGTTTGACAACCGAGAGAACATTAATGATATtgttatcaaagaaaatatcagTAGAGTAGATCCAATTGAATACAGACATCTGAA TTTTAGAACTAATgggattataaatttcaaaaagtcAGACAGTGTGTGCAATATGCCTGTAGAAAATCAGGATCCATACAAAACAAAACCCAGTCCTGAACAACTAGAGCATGTGTATAATACTTTGGCAGAAACATTACCTAAATTATTCATACAACCCATGGATTACAGCATCTACCATCCAGAAGTTGTGTTTGAGGATCATATCAGGGGGATTTCCACTAC GGGTCTATATAACTATGTTAAACAAGTTGCCCTTTTGAGGACAGTGGGTCATCTTAAGTTTGCATATGTCAAGTTTGAAATTATCAAGATCACCATGCATCCTGAAGATTCCACTGTTAAAATTAGATGGAGGATAAGGGGGATTTCTGCTTTAAAGGTGATGTTCCAATTTTGGAGGTTCAAACTATGGAAATACAGGGAAATGTTTGAACAATGTGACTC atggTATGAtggattttcaacattttatgtaaatgcAGATGGACAAGTTGTCAAACATGTTGCTGATAAG aTGATGCCTGATTCTGATACAACACCTGCCCAAAATAATGTGGCAATAGAGGGTTCTAAATTAGCACTAATTGTAGGAGTAATTCCTAAATTTTCGTTATAA
- the LOC109603144 gene encoding neutral alpha-glucosidase C-like: MFKMLGRAFILVAFLAINVQSADHNTFKNCSRVEFCNDLRYRTLTEKQVYSAILDNVTIEDGVANIPLKNENEELTLTVTALEGEKYRIIIKESGSQRYQLSDVLKEEPKALKLESSQDDSPALILSVADAKSKVVVSNSPLSIKFYLDDVESLSISGSKLIMYNNESTESFAFSTEFPQAKQLYGIHEHADILALRNTKNGDPYRLRNLDVSGYEINSTMSLYGAIPVLYGHGVTHTSGIFLHNAAEQWYEIEDNQAYIMVESALMDIFVLLGPKPKDVVRQYTSLTGVHHLPQLWTLGYHQCRWNYDNQSDVMDVIANMDKNDFPMDAMWLDIEYSNGKRYFTWNPENFTNPAAMLKNISSTNRKLVTIIDPHIFADNSYEVYEGAKNKRLFVRNDDDSDFIGECWPGNSSYMDFLNPEARAYYAKSYSNDSFWFNDDTLAGIWNDMNEPSVFDNSLEKTMPGNAIHYDKNGTLVKHRDIHNIYGLLHTMSTHDGLMKRDNNTKRPFILTRSHFAGTQRYAAIWTGDNQIGWDYLRVSYSECLNANILGIAFCGADIGGFEGNNLTKELLRRWYQAAAWTPFFREHSTLGSARREPYLWDETTQSIIRDAMKLRYKHLPVWYTLFYEHTRNGDPVLRPLF, translated from the exons ATGTTCAAGATGTTGGGGAG GGCATTCATCTTGGTTGCCTTCTTGGCAATAAACGTTCAATCTGCTGACCATAACACCTTTAAAAATTGCTCAAGGGTAGAGTTTTGCAA TGATTTACGGTACCGAACCCTTACTGAAAAACAAGTGTATTCAGCCATTTTGGATAATGTAACAATAGAGGACGGAGTTGCTAATATTCCTCTAAAAAACGAAAATGAAGAACTTACTTTAACTGTGACAGCTCTTGAGGGTGAGAAgtacagaataataattaaagaaagcGGTTCTCAAAGATATCAATTATCGGATGTTTTAAAAGAGGAGCCTAAGGCACTAAA gttGGAATCAAGTCAGGACGATAGTCCcgcattaattttaagtgtaGCAGATGCCAAAAGTAAAGTTGTAGTCAGCAACTCTCCAttatccataaaattttatctcgaTGATGTTGAAAGTCTAAGCATAAGTGGGTCTAAACTTATCATGTATAAT AATGAATCTACAGAATCATTCGCATTTTCAACGGAGTTTCCCCAAGCAAAACAATTATACGGTATACACGAACATGCGGATATCTTGGCGCTTAGGAATACTAAAAACGGAGATCCGTACCGTTTAAGAAATTTGGATGTATCCGGTTACGAAATCAATTCTACGATGTCTCTCTACGGCGCTATTCCAGTTTTGTATGGACATGG tgttaCTCATACTTCGGGAATATTTTTGCACAACGCCGCCGAACAATGGTATGAAATAGAAGACAATCAAGCGTATATAATGGTCGAGAGTGCATTGATGGATATTTTCGTTCTTTTGGGTCCAAAACCCAAAGACGTTGTTCGACAATACACCAGTCTGACGGGAGTTCATCATTTACCTC AGTTATGGACTTTGGGATACCATCAGTGTCGATGGAATTATGATAATCAGTCTGATGTGATGGATGTTATAGCTAATATGGACAAAAATGATTTTCCCATGGACGCAATGTGGCTTGATATTGAATATAGTAATGGCAAAAGATACTTCACATGGAATCCAGAAAACTTTACTAACCCTGCagcaatgttaaaaaatatatcgtcTACTAATAGGAAATTGGTGACAATTATTGACCCTCATATTTTCGCTGACAATTCTTATGAGGTCTACGAGGGAGCAAAGAATAAAAGACTTTTTGTCAGAAATGATGATGATTCTGATTTTATAG GGGAATGTTGGCCCGGTAATAGTAGTTACATGGACTTTTTAAATCCTGAGGCAAGGGCTTACTACGCAAAAAGTTATTCAAATGATAGTTTTTGGTTTAATGACGACACTTTAGCTGGAATTTGGAATGACATGAATGAACCGTCAGTTTTTGATAATAGTCTAGAAAAAACCATGCCTGGAAACGCAATACATTACGATAAAAACGGAACATTGGTTAAGCATAGagatatacataatatttatggtTTATTGCAC acAATGTCAACTCACGATGGCTTAATGAAGAGAGATAATAATACGAAACGTCCGTTCATTTTAACAAGATCACATTTTGCTGGAACTCAGAGATACGCGGCTATATGGACAGGCGATAACCAGATCGGATGGGATTACCTTAGGGTCAGTTACTCAGAATGTTTGAATGCTAATATTTTGGGTATTGCCTTCTGTGGTGCTGATATAGGTGGATTTGAAGGGAATAACCTTACTAAGGAGCTGTTAAGAAGATGGTATCAA gCTGCTGCTTGGACTCCATTTTTCAGAGAACACTCTACATTGGGTTCAGCTCGTCGTGAACCTTACCTGTGGGATGAAACTACACAGAGCATAATCAGAGATGCAATGAAATTAAGATATAAACATCTGCCTGTTTGGTATACACTATTTTATGAACATACTCGCAATGGAGATCCAGTCCTACGGCCCCTTTTCTAA
- the LOC109603139 gene encoding uncharacterized protein C6orf136 homolog isoform X1: MAHGFRHITNKLANINNILTPRNHVIGTETSSKTFLTIFVQYSTRVNPVWYYSNEKNDIEQQHIQFDNRENINDIVIKENISRVDPIEYRHLNISFRTNGIINFKKSDSVCNMPVENQDPYKTKPSPEQLEHVYNTLAETLPKLFIQPMDYSIYHPEVVFEDHIRGISTTGLYNYVKQVALLRTVGHLKFAYVKFEIIKITMHPEDSTVKIRWRIRGISALKVMFQFWRFKLWKYREMFEQCDSWYDGFSTFYVNADGQVVKHVADKMMPDSDTTPAQNNVAIEGSKLALIVGVIPKFSL, translated from the exons atggcCCACGGTTTTCGGCACATTACAAACAAATTagccaatataaataatatacttacaCCTCGAAACCATGTCATCGGGACTGAGACAAGTTCCAAGACGTTTCTAACCATATTTGTCCag tattcCACTCGTGTTAATCCAGTATGGTATTATAGTAACGAAAAGAACGACATAGAGCAACAACACATACAGTTTGACAACCGAGAGAACATTAATGATATtgttatcaaagaaaatatcagTAGAGTAGATCCAATTGAATACAGACATCTGAA TATCAGTTTTAGAACTAATgggattataaatttcaaaaagtcAGACAGTGTGTGCAATATGCCTGTAGAAAATCAGGATCCATACAAAACAAAACCCAGTCCTGAACAACTAGAGCATGTGTATAATACTTTGGCAGAAACATTACCTAAATTATTCATACAACCCATGGATTACAGCATCTACCATCCAGAAGTTGTGTTTGAGGATCATATCAGGGGGATTTCCACTAC GGGTCTATATAACTATGTTAAACAAGTTGCCCTTTTGAGGACAGTGGGTCATCTTAAGTTTGCATATGTCAAGTTTGAAATTATCAAGATCACCATGCATCCTGAAGATTCCACTGTTAAAATTAGATGGAGGATAAGGGGGATTTCTGCTTTAAAGGTGATGTTCCAATTTTGGAGGTTCAAACTATGGAAATACAGGGAAATGTTTGAACAATGTGACTC atggTATGAtggattttcaacattttatgtaaatgcAGATGGACAAGTTGTCAAACATGTTGCTGATAAG aTGATGCCTGATTCTGATACAACACCTGCCCAAAATAATGTGGCAATAGAGGGTTCTAAATTAGCACTAATTGTAGGAGTAATTCCTAAATTTTCGTTATAA
- the LOC109603135 gene encoding neutral alpha-glucosidase C-like, producing the protein MLEDNFWIFIFSLCLVNAFCADTVHFRSCDKVDFCKRLRSRTTKNVITAKLDSFKINSQSNQGVIDLESDDFTAKLSVQSIEGGLFRIRIEEENSERYRITDVLDPEPTVTSLKQISKDENNIKLGETETSSSTLVINSNPFSLELRNNDEILLSIGDRLFLENNVTSKAFTIDVSFPNSSHIYGAHQHASNIALKTTQVNGADPYRFRNSDNGGYDVDSPMALYGAIPALYGTGPATTSGVFLLNAGEIWVEISRSSDTNVPNGYFIAESGSLDLFLLPGTDLQKIVRQYTQLTGTAHLPQLWTLGFHQSRYSYNDQEDVKTVIKLMDDNDFPVDAIWLDIDYTDDKKYFTWNPDTFSDPVEMQANLSSTNRKLVVIIDPHYKVDDEYSVYANAKNKKYFINKPDGTQFEASCWPGNSVWLDYLNPEVRQYYADLYSYENFVKTTPTLAGIWNDMNEPAVFTADNDYVNEKTVPFDSVHFGNVQHKDIHNMYGFLQTMATHKGLMQRDPDKRPFILTRSHFAGSQRFAAIWTGDNVADWQWLKISFPMCLNSNLFGIVFCGADVGGFNNNPTDELLQRWFQAGAWLPFFRSHTSSNRREPYLYSTDIQNVLREALNIRYKHLPVWYTLFFEHTRNGDPIIRPLSYHYPAESIVYEIDDQLLVGKDILVKGIFEAGVDKVQVYLPGENEIWYYLNDYTVLNGGQSETFDIDITTIPVFYRGGSIITRQDLVKGSASDMVNGCYSIYINLNKDDYAEGTVYKDDFSSFEYKNGNYSYVKISYSAKDDNIIVEPIDSEANGHFDIFICKVIVNSPISKNVLNHNKTLNVNAKSKFKVTNIS; encoded by the exons ATGTTGGAAGATAACTTCTG GATATTTATATTCTCGTTGTGTTTGGTGAACGCATTTTGTGCGGACACTGTCCATTTTCGATCTTGTGACAAAGTCGATTTTTGCAA ACGTTTGAGATCACgtactacaaaaaatgtcattacTGCAAAGTTGgattctttcaaaattaactcACAATCAAATCAAGGTGTCATTGATTTGGAAAGCGACGATTTCACTGCAAAGCTTTCAGTTCAATCCATAGAAGGAGGATTATTTAGAATAAGAATAGAAGAAGAAAACTCTGAACGCTATCGAATCACAGACGTTTTAGATCCTGAACCAACTGTGACAAG CCTCAAACAAATCAGCAAAGatgaaaataacattaaactgGGAGAAACGGAGACCAGTTCATCAACTCTTGTGATTAATTCAAATCCCTTTTCCCTCGAACTACGGAACAATGACGAAATATTGTTATCCATTGGGGACAGGCTATTTCTGGAAAAC aacGTCACAAGTAAAGCTTTTACTATTGACGTATCGTTCCCCAACTCGTCTCATATCTATGGTGCTCATCAACACGCTTCGAACATTGCACTAAAAACTACACAAGTGAACGGAGCAGATCCTTACAGGTTCAGAAACTCAGATAACGGCGGTTATGATGTCGATTCGCCCATGGCTTTGTATGGAGCTATTCCAGCTTTATACGGAACAGG ACCTGCTACAACCTCTGGAGTGTTTTTGTTAAATGCTGGTGAAATTTGGGTAGAAATTTCTCGGTCTTCGGATACCAACGTTCCAAATGGTTATTTTATAGCAGAAAGTGGCTCTTTGGACTTGTTTCTCTTGCCTGGTActgatttacaaaaaattgttagacAATATACACAACTTACTGGTACCGCTCATTTGCCACAG ctTTGGACATTGGGATTCCACCAAAGTCGATACTCTTACAATGACCAAGAAGATGTAAAAACggtcattaaattaatggatGATAATGATTTTCCTGTTGATGCCATTTGGCTCGATATAGATTATActgatgataaaaaatatttcacatggAATCCTGATACCTTCTCTGATCCCGTTGAAATGCAAGCTAATCTTTCATCTACTAACAGAAAATTGGTCGTTATTATAGACCCACATTACAAAGTCGACGACGAGTATTCAGTTTACGCCAAtgcaaagaataaaaaatattttattaataagccAGATGGAACACAATTCgaag CATCCTGTTGGCCTGGCAACAGTGTTTGGTTGGACTATTTGAACCCAGAAGTAAGACAATACTATGCTGATTTGTATTCCTATGAAAACTTCGTTAAAACTACCCCAACATTAGCAGGAATTTGGAATGATATGAATGAACCAGCAGTTTTTACTGCAGATAATGATTATGTAAACGAAAAAACAGTTCCTTTTGATAGCGTGCATTTTGGTAATGTACAACATAAGGACATTCATAATATGTATGGATTTTtgcaa ACAATGGCAACTCATAAAGGATTAATGCAGAGAGATCCGGACAAAAGGCCTTTCATCCTTACTAGATCCCATTTCGCTGGTTCTCAACGATTTGCTGCCATTTGGACTGGCGACAACGTAGCCGATTGGCAATGGCTAAAAATCTCATTTCCCATGTGTCTTAATTCAAATCTTTTCGGAATCGTCTTCTGTGGTGCCGATGTCGGTGGGTTCAACAACAATCCTACTGATGAACTTTTACAAAGGTGGTTCCAG gCTGGAGCTTGGTTGCCTTTCTTTAGGTCCCACACTTCATCGAACAGACGAGAACCATACTTATACAGTACGGATATTCAAAATGTATTAAGAGAGGCACTTAATATTAGATACAAGCATCTTCCTGTTTGGTATACTTTATTCTTTGAACACACTCGAAATGGTGATCCTATAATCCGACCTTTAAGTTATCATTATCCCGCAGAGTCTATTGTTTATGAAATCGATGATCAACTATTGGTTG gaaAAGATATATTAGTTAAGGGTATTTTTGAGGCTGGTGTTGATAAAGTCCAAGTGTACCTACCTGGAGAGAATGAAATTTGGTACTATTTAAACGATTATACAGTTTTGAATGGTGGGCAGAGTGAGACATTTGATATAGATATCACAACG ATTCCAGTATTCTACAGAGGAGGAAGTATAATTACCAGACAAGATTTAGTAAAAGGTTCCGCAAGTGATATGGTTAACGGTTGTTATagtatatacattaatttaaataaa gaTGATTATGCGGAAGGTACAGTTTATAAGGACGATTTCTCAAGCTTTGAATACAAAAATGGCAACTAcagttatgtaaaaatttcatattcggCTAAAGATGACAATATTATAGTAGA gcCAATTGATAGTGAAGCAAATGgtcattttgatatatttatatgtaaagtaattgttaattcaccaatatctaaaaatgtacttaatcataacaaaacattaaatgtgAATGCAAAGTCGAAATTTAAAGTGACAAATATTAGTTGA